From one Acidobacteriota bacterium genomic stretch:
- a CDS encoding DUF169 domain-containing protein: MKNRYTRREALELGLGAVALGASATLTSAAQTPKTVTKEERMPAVKDFNTYGEKLEHTLILRTSPIALKMLETESEIPPGAFRPSRDGKCHIAQCQAFALSRREGKTVAMLKEDHWCPTALMAYGMVEKPDSISAWTHPYDSFERGKYIGVLSAPLKSASFVPDLVVAYMNNAQLRALLLSMKVEEVPEVRGHFFPPSCGYSVVDPIKTGKSWVVLPDPGEYQRALTAEDEIIFSVPRDRMPGLVAGLEAGGMFSYKGHNMVMLPDFEQPQFYKDLFKSWGL, translated from the coding sequence ATGAAAAACAGATACACTCGACGTGAGGCGCTGGAACTGGGGTTGGGCGCCGTCGCGCTGGGAGCTTCCGCGACTTTGACTTCCGCGGCCCAAACCCCGAAAACCGTTACCAAGGAGGAGCGCATGCCCGCAGTGAAGGACTTCAATACGTACGGGGAAAAACTGGAACACACCCTGATCCTGAGGACATCCCCCATTGCCCTGAAAATGCTGGAGACCGAATCGGAGATTCCGCCCGGCGCCTTCCGCCCCTCCAGGGACGGCAAGTGCCACATCGCCCAGTGCCAGGCTTTCGCCCTGTCGCGGCGTGAAGGGAAGACCGTGGCGATGCTCAAGGAGGACCACTGGTGCCCGACCGCGCTGATGGCTTACGGGATGGTGGAGAAACCCGATTCGATCTCTGCCTGGACCCACCCCTACGACTCCTTCGAGCGGGGGAAGTATATCGGGGTCCTCTCCGCCCCGCTCAAGAGCGCCTCCTTCGTGCCCGACCTGGTCGTCGCCTACATGAACAACGCCCAGCTCCGGGCGCTGCTCCTGTCGATGAAGGTCGAGGAGGTGCCCGAGGTCCGGGGCCACTTCTTCCCCCCCTCCTGCGGCTACTCGGTCGTGGACCCGATCAAGACCGGGAAATCGTGGGTGGTGCTCCCCGACCCGGGGGAGTACCAGCGGGCGCTGACGGCCGAGGACGAGATCATCTTCTCCGTCCCCCGGGACCGGATGCCGGGCCTCGTCGCGGGGCTCGAAGCGGGGGGGATGTTCTCCTACAAGGGGCACAACATGGTCATGCTCCCCGATTTCGAACAGCCGCAGTTTTACAAGGACCTGTTCAAGAGCTGGGGGCTGTAG
- a CDS encoding MBL fold metallo-hydrolase — translation MVQSDRMVEADEVRVWVLTDNYYDSLRPDSEVSTHYRVGAGECVHAEHGLSYYIEVATGAGTSRCMFDFGLDGERILDNARLLGLDLGKSEAFVLSHGHFDHWSGAEEILRRIGSPGSLPFYVGEEAFLRRGSLRPGTTEVQDIGKLERGGIEALGVRLVEVREPAWILPGIGVTGKIGRETDYETPNPALLVRRGGRMEPDDFRGELALFFVLKGKGLVVVSGCAHAGIVNTVRHAQKVSGVREVHAVIGGFHLINAPSDRIRRTLEAIRELEPRHLVPAHCTGFEALAAFSREMPVVFELNTAATRYRFSALTR, via the coding sequence ATGGTGCAATCTGACCGGATGGTGGAAGCGGACGAGGTCCGCGTCTGGGTTCTCACGGACAACTACTACGACTCGCTGAGGCCCGATTCGGAGGTGTCGACCCACTACCGCGTGGGCGCGGGCGAATGTGTCCACGCCGAGCATGGGCTTTCCTACTACATCGAGGTGGCCACGGGCGCGGGGACGAGCCGCTGCATGTTCGATTTCGGCCTCGACGGGGAAAGGATCCTGGACAACGCGCGGCTCCTGGGCCTGGACCTCGGGAAGAGCGAGGCTTTTGTCCTGAGCCACGGGCATTTCGACCACTGGTCGGGGGCGGAGGAGATCCTCCGGCGGATCGGGAGCCCCGGGAGCCTCCCCTTTTATGTCGGGGAGGAGGCGTTTCTCCGCCGGGGGTCGTTGCGCCCCGGCACCACGGAGGTGCAGGATATCGGCAAGCTGGAAAGAGGCGGGATCGAGGCCCTGGGGGTGCGCCTGGTCGAGGTCCGGGAGCCGGCCTGGATCCTCCCCGGAATCGGGGTGACGGGAAAGATCGGGCGGGAGACCGATTACGAAACTCCGAATCCCGCCCTGCTGGTGCGGCGGGGGGGGCGGATGGAGCCGGACGATTTCCGGGGGGAGCTGGCCCTCTTCTTCGTGTTGAAGGGGAAGGGGCTGGTGGTGGTTTCCGGCTGCGCCCATGCGGGAATCGTCAACACCGTCCGGCACGCGCAGAAGGTTTCGGGCGTCCGGGAGGTCCATGCCGTCATCGGCGGTTTCCACCTGATCAACGCCCCCTCCGACAGGATCCGGAGGACGCTCGAGGCGATCCGGGAACTGGAGCCCCGGCACCTGGTCCCGGCCCACTGCACCGGCTTCGAGGCTCTCGCCGCCTTCAGCCGGGAGATGCCCGTAGTTTTCGAACTCAATACGGCGGCGACCCGGTACCGGTTTTCCGCCTTGACCCGCTAG
- a CDS encoding metallophosphoesterase family protein: MKISGIRILAAAALAVGLSLAVTAQTPGTGATATPEAPTTGATATAEAPTTGASATPDHVTLTWTGDPATTMTVTWRTDGTVGESFVEYGQGPTLTGKALRAPGTAHDFTSDLGTARVFSATLTGLTPGKRYAYRVGGGERWSDTSSFETARKKVDRFKFLLFGDSQAPITGDAPFGLWRRTALRAIGENPDARFMVINGDLTDWGLMQAHWNAWFAASRGIIDRLPLMPVSGNHEHYGSRKVSRQDYYLAQFTLPGNGPEGLRGQAYSYDYGPVHFVVLDSQQVEQRQQGDILTAQKAWLERDLAASAAPWKIAFFHRPPYGTKMNRDEAEIRDAFCPILERHGVDLVFSAHDHGIARTPPMKGGVAMKKASEGTIYLVVGQSGGKTYKDNVKKEFHGFFYNPLDQPNYWVLEVSKKKLAVRVLKLDGTTIDSFEIDRKGNFKQKEQLQEKKAA; encoded by the coding sequence ATGAAGATTTCCGGCATCAGGATCCTGGCGGCGGCGGCCCTGGCGGTCGGCCTATCCCTGGCGGTGACGGCCCAGACCCCGGGGACGGGGGCCACGGCGACGCCCGAGGCCCCAACGACGGGGGCCACGGCGACGGCCGAGGCCCCGACTACAGGGGCCTCGGCGACGCCCGATCATGTCACCCTCACCTGGACGGGAGACCCGGCCACGACGATGACGGTCACCTGGAGAACGGACGGCACGGTCGGGGAGAGCTTCGTCGAGTACGGGCAGGGGCCCACCCTCACGGGCAAAGCGCTCCGGGCGCCGGGGACGGCGCATGACTTCACCTCCGACCTGGGAACGGCCCGCGTCTTTTCCGCCACCCTGACGGGGCTCACCCCGGGCAAGCGCTACGCCTACCGGGTCGGCGGCGGCGAACGGTGGAGCGATACCTCGAGTTTCGAGACCGCCCGGAAGAAGGTCGACCGGTTCAAATTCCTCCTTTTCGGCGACAGCCAGGCCCCGATCACCGGGGACGCCCCCTTCGGCCTCTGGCGCCGCACGGCGCTCCGGGCGATCGGCGAGAACCCGGACGCCCGCTTCATGGTCATCAACGGCGACCTGACCGACTGGGGGCTGATGCAGGCCCACTGGAACGCCTGGTTTGCCGCCTCCCGGGGCATCATCGACCGGCTCCCCCTCATGCCGGTATCGGGGAACCACGAGCATTACGGGTCCAGGAAGGTCTCGAGGCAGGATTACTACCTCGCGCAGTTCACCCTGCCCGGGAACGGGCCCGAGGGACTCCGGGGCCAGGCCTATTCCTACGATTACGGCCCGGTGCATTTCGTGGTGCTCGACAGCCAGCAGGTGGAGCAGCGCCAGCAGGGGGACATCCTCACGGCCCAGAAGGCGTGGCTCGAGCGGGACCTGGCGGCGAGTGCGGCCCCCTGGAAGATCGCCTTCTTCCACCGCCCCCCCTACGGAACCAAGATGAACCGGGACGAGGCCGAAATCCGGGACGCCTTCTGCCCCATCCTGGAGCGTCACGGCGTCGACCTGGTTTTCAGCGCCCACGACCACGGGATCGCCCGCACCCCCCCCATGAAGGGGGGCGTCGCGATGAAAAAGGCCTCGGAGGGGACGATCTACCTCGTCGTGGGGCAGAGCGGGGGCAAGACCTACAAGGACAACGTGAAGAAGGAGTTCCACGGCTTCTTCTACAACCCCCTCGACCAGCCCAACTACTGGGTGCTGGAGGTCTCGAAAAAGAAGCTCGCGGTGAGGGTGCTGAAACTGGACGGGACGACCATCGACTCCTTCGAGATCGACCGGAAGGGAAACTTCAAACAGAAAGAGCAGCTGCAGGAAAAGAAGGCGGCCTAG